In one window of Paraflavitalea soli DNA:
- a CDS encoding hybrid sensor histidine kinase/response regulator transcription factor translates to MPAIKYIALLLLSLIAVAGYSQPKHINFTSITVRDGLLSNSIFAIAKDSHGLMWFATTDGLNKYDGTNFTVYRNIPDDSTSLRANEILALHEDKAGNLWIGTGGGGMSLYNRQKNTFGHITFNNTGLTANAVIKSICSDYRGKLWIAPYASLYVMDTASRSVSEVFLPDANGNPVKTVVECIFEDSKHRIWIGTYDGLFRYTIATNSFRRFSYQEGDSSSLGHNHVRTIAEDRSGTIWAGTLNGLSKLLPDEQHFITYRHIAGNEASLSDNAVNCIMADNEGLLWVGTRNGVNAMHIATGKMSTYKTEDGNIFSLTGKAISCAWFDAAGIYWFGTFMRGINKYDKNINLFGLKLTSTFKKNGGPPLIVTSFAENPPGNVYVATYDGGLYEFNYRTGEVRQTAIRLNGKPVQPLTIMAVHMASANRLYIGTYGKGVIVLNTITGETAQITTGSAPGAPYNNDIYCFGEDSKGNTWVGTNGAGIHVIRDNKVVVTYSPAPSGPHERLLPINGYIRAIVEDPDKNIWIGTHGGGLAVYQPTGDTWTIYNQSNSQLPSNKIQSLLCDSHGMMWVGTDGGGLSLYYKQKKQFTRFTEKDGLQNTTIYQIVEDLQGQLWLSTNTGISSMDPASHKFRNFTSYNGVQNSNFFHGSGIRLSGGEIMFGGLEGINYFNPAQLTINRNVPEVLLTDLRISNKSVTAGEDAPIQEHVSIAKSIHLAYKQNFALSFVALNYTIPKQNSYAYRLEGFDKDWNYTGANNTASYTNLDPGEYTFRVKASNNDGVWSAKDTTIRIYVQPPWWRTTWAYLLYLVLIVSLALYSHYRVMAAIRKKLAMEQEQQQVKRLQELDRLKLKFLTNLSHDFRTPIALIAGPIEQLIDAEKTNTKLDKLHIIRRNAKRLLNLVNQLLDFRKLEEQELTVQLSKGEFVSFVKEVSESFRDLSERKHINFSFSSTVQHLVALFDPDKIERILFNLLSNAFKFTLEGGHISVVLEDSPERSDDKHEWVTLKVMDSGIGIPKETLDRIYDRFFQNDASAAILNYGTGIGLSITKEFVNMHGGTIQVESEPDNGTTFTIHLPLVRATEMAVAIPPSPPAVEKPVSSKKLGVSAHKKVLPIILLVEDNEDFRFYLKDNLSDSYMVIEAVNGKEGWQKALAHHPQLIISDISMPEVNGIDMINKLKSDKRTSHIPVILLTALNDQQQQIKGLAAGANDYITKPFDFEVLNAKIKSLLELNSAMKSTYVKQITLTGPDVRIHSSDAMLLQEIVLYLEQNIENPQLSVEGLSKQFGMSRSTLYTKLLQIAGQTPVEYIRSFRLEKATVLMEKSNMTIAEIAYQVGFTTPNYFARSFKQKFGMLPSEYIASLRNGHTGDSLSSQTTN, encoded by the coding sequence ATGCCTGCCATAAAATATATAGCCTTACTGCTCCTTTCCTTGATTGCCGTAGCCGGGTATAGCCAGCCAAAGCATATCAATTTCACCTCCATTACGGTCAGGGACGGGTTATTATCAAATTCTATTTTTGCTATAGCCAAAGACAGCCATGGCCTGATGTGGTTTGCCACCACCGATGGGTTGAATAAGTATGACGGCACCAATTTTACCGTCTACCGGAATATTCCGGACGATAGCACCAGCCTGCGGGCCAATGAAATATTGGCTTTACACGAAGACAAGGCGGGCAATTTATGGATAGGCACCGGCGGAGGTGGTATGAGCCTGTATAACAGGCAAAAAAATACCTTCGGGCATATTACTTTCAATAACACAGGATTAACCGCCAATGCTGTTATCAAAAGCATTTGCAGTGATTACAGGGGTAAGCTATGGATAGCCCCCTACGCCAGCTTATATGTAATGGATACCGCATCCAGGTCAGTTTCAGAGGTCTTTCTGCCGGATGCCAACGGCAATCCGGTCAAAACCGTCGTCGAATGTATTTTTGAGGACAGCAAACACAGGATATGGATTGGCACCTATGATGGCCTTTTCCGTTATACGATTGCCACCAATTCGTTCAGGCGTTTTTCATACCAGGAAGGTGATTCATCCAGCTTGGGCCATAACCACGTACGTACCATAGCTGAAGATAGATCAGGGACCATCTGGGCAGGAACCCTCAATGGCCTGAGCAAGTTGCTGCCCGATGAACAACACTTCATCACCTACAGGCATATAGCCGGTAACGAAGCATCATTGAGCGACAATGCAGTGAATTGTATAATGGCGGATAATGAGGGCCTTTTATGGGTGGGAACCAGGAACGGCGTGAATGCCATGCATATCGCCACCGGGAAAATGTCAACTTATAAAACCGAAGATGGAAATATTTTTAGTTTGACCGGCAAGGCCATCAGTTGTGCCTGGTTCGATGCAGCAGGTATTTACTGGTTCGGCACTTTCATGCGCGGTATCAATAAATATGATAAGAATATCAACCTGTTTGGCCTGAAACTCACCAGTACGTTCAAAAAGAACGGTGGGCCGCCCCTTATAGTAACCAGTTTTGCGGAGAACCCGCCCGGAAATGTGTATGTGGCGACCTATGATGGTGGATTGTACGAATTCAACTACAGGACCGGCGAGGTCCGGCAAACAGCCATCCGGCTGAATGGAAAACCAGTGCAGCCCCTCACCATCATGGCCGTACATATGGCAAGCGCAAACAGGCTATATATCGGTACTTATGGAAAGGGGGTGATCGTGTTGAATACCATAACCGGCGAAACCGCACAAATAACGACAGGAAGTGCACCCGGCGCCCCCTACAACAATGATATTTACTGTTTTGGCGAAGACAGTAAAGGCAATACCTGGGTAGGCACCAATGGCGCGGGTATACATGTTATACGTGACAATAAAGTGGTGGTCACCTACAGCCCGGCTCCCTCCGGCCCCCATGAACGCCTTTTGCCCATCAACGGCTATATAAGGGCTATCGTGGAAGATCCGGACAAAAATATCTGGATAGGCACACATGGCGGCGGACTGGCCGTATACCAGCCCACTGGTGATACCTGGACCATCTATAACCAAAGTAACAGCCAGCTCCCCAGCAACAAAATACAATCGCTGCTGTGCGACAGTCACGGAATGATGTGGGTAGGTACGGATGGCGGAGGACTATCCCTGTACTACAAACAAAAAAAACAATTCACCCGCTTCACCGAAAAAGATGGATTGCAAAACACCACCATCTACCAGATCGTCGAAGACCTGCAAGGACAGCTATGGCTCAGCACCAATACCGGCATCAGCAGCATGGATCCCGCTTCGCATAAGTTCAGGAATTTTACCAGTTACAATGGTGTGCAGAACAGCAACTTTTTCCATGGATCGGGCATACGCTTGTCCGGTGGAGAAATAATGTTTGGAGGACTTGAGGGGATCAATTATTTCAACCCGGCCCAACTGACCATCAACCGCAATGTACCGGAGGTATTACTGACCGACCTCCGTATCTCCAACAAATCCGTGACGGCCGGTGAGGACGCTCCCATCCAGGAACATGTGTCGATCGCGAAAAGTATTCACCTCGCTTACAAGCAAAACTTTGCCCTGAGCTTTGTGGCGCTGAACTATACCATTCCCAAACAGAACAGTTACGCCTACAGGCTGGAAGGGTTCGACAAGGACTGGAACTATACAGGCGCAAACAATACCGCCTCTTATACCAACCTCGACCCCGGCGAATACACGTTCCGGGTGAAGGCCAGCAACAACGATGGCGTGTGGAGCGCAAAGGATACAACGATCAGGATCTATGTGCAGCCACCCTGGTGGCGCACCACCTGGGCTTACCTGTTGTACCTGGTACTGATCGTCAGCCTGGCATTGTACAGCCACTATCGCGTAATGGCTGCAATTCGAAAAAAACTGGCAATGGAACAGGAACAGCAACAGGTCAAACGCCTGCAGGAACTGGATCGCCTGAAGCTGAAGTTCCTCACCAACCTGAGCCATGATTTCAGGACCCCCATTGCCCTGATCGCCGGTCCCATAGAACAATTAATTGATGCAGAAAAAACCAATACGAAACTCGACAAACTTCATATCATCAGGCGAAATGCCAAAAGGCTGCTCAACCTGGTGAACCAGTTGCTTGATTTCAGGAAGCTCGAAGAGCAGGAACTCACCGTGCAGCTTTCAAAAGGAGAGTTCGTTTCTTTTGTTAAAGAGGTGTCCGAATCTTTCAGGGACCTCTCGGAAAGAAAACATATTAATTTTTCTTTCAGCAGCACGGTACAGCACCTCGTAGCCCTTTTTGACCCCGACAAAATAGAGCGCATATTATTCAATTTATTGTCCAATGCTTTTAAGTTTACCCTCGAAGGCGGTCATATCAGCGTAGTGCTGGAAGATTCACCGGAGCGGAGTGATGACAAACACGAATGGGTAACCCTCAAAGTGATGGATTCCGGCATCGGCATCCCGAAAGAAACGCTTGACAGGATATATGATCGGTTTTTTCAAAATGACGCTTCTGCCGCCATTCTTAATTATGGTACAGGAATTGGCCTGTCGATAACAAAAGAATTTGTGAACATGCACGGCGGCACCATTCAGGTGGAAAGCGAGCCGGATAATGGAACCACTTTTACCATTCACCTTCCCCTTGTCAGGGCCACAGAAATGGCTGTTGCCATACCACCATCGCCTCCGGCAGTGGAGAAACCCGTATCCTCCAAAAAATTGGGTGTGTCAGCCCATAAGAAAGTATTGCCCATCATCCTGCTGGTAGAGGACAATGAAGATTTCAGGTTTTATTTAAAAGACAACCTTAGTGACAGCTATATGGTGATTGAGGCCGTAAACGGAAAGGAAGGTTGGCAGAAAGCCCTGGCACATCATCCCCAACTGATCATAAGTGATATCAGCATGCCTGAAGTGAACGGGATTGATATGATCAATAAATTAAAATCCGATAAAAGGACCAGTCATATCCCCGTCATATTACTCACGGCGCTGAACGATCAGCAGCAACAGATCAAGGGACTCGCTGCCGGGGCCAATGACTATATCACGAAACCGTTTGATTTTGAAGTGCTCAATGCCAAAATAAAGAGCCTCCTCGAATTGAACAGTGCTATGAAAAGTACGTATGTCAAACAAATAACCCTTACAGGGCCCGATGTCAGGATCCATTCGTCCGACGCCATGCTGCTGCAGGAAATAGTACTCTACCTTGAACAGAACATCGAGAACCCGCAGCTTTCTGTGGAAGGATTAAGCAAGCAGTTTGGCATGAGCAGGAGTACCTTGTATACCAAATTGCTGCAGATCGCAGGCCAGACGCCCGTAGAATATATTCGTTCTTTCCGGCTGGAGAAGGCGACCGTATTGATGGAGAAAAGCAATATGACCATTGCAGAGATCGCCTACCAGGTAGGTTTTACAACGCCCAATTATTTTGCGCGGTCATTCAAACAAAAATTTGGCATGCTGCCCTCTGAATACATTGCCAGCCTGAGAAATGGACATACGGGTGACTCTTTATCTTCACAAACAACTAATTGA
- a CDS encoding glycoside hydrolase family 97 protein, whose product MQKTHNNRSVFFTRQQLVLSSMLLAAAFTQAQTNQVASPDKNVTVTMQPAAGVLTWQVAHHGKLVIQPSPLGLQTATNNFTGPWRVDSASAVTEITDSYELFTGKKSRIQYKANKKTFYCSDATGKPLHIIYQVANDGIGFRYFLPAQTNDTIRVINELTSFTFDTTARAFLQPMQTAKTGFESTNPAYEDNYRQQVPVGAPSGTGWVYPALFKLQDTWVLLSEAGLDGTYCATRLKNEAKTPVYKIAFPDPRETMEPDGVLPRSAGPVYSPWRVVTIGSLKTIMESTLGTDLAPASTVRNRKFIQPGKASWSWIMSKDDSIVYSEQKRYVDYAADMKWQYCLIDANWDRNIGYDRIGELAAYARSKKVGLLLWYNSAGNWNTVKMTPKDKLLTHQSRSAEFALLKKMGIKGIKVDFFGGDGRSVIQYYIDILNDAAEAGLLVNFHGATLPRGWSRTYPHLITTEAVKGFEMITFSQRDADNEANHAAMLPYTRNIFDPMDFTPTNLYKIQSNVKRKTTSAFELATAVIYLSGIQHIAESPAGMAQVPAEVKNFLQQLPNRWDDVQFIEGFPGKYVVIARKAGRKWYIAGINGENTLRQLQLDLTAFKARKANLIADGNTQLDFTIEKKRPTDLKTITMQAAGGFVIIVE is encoded by the coding sequence ATGCAAAAGACACACAACAACAGATCCGTTTTCTTCACCAGACAGCAGCTTGTATTGAGCTCCATGCTGCTGGCGGCAGCCTTTACACAGGCACAAACAAACCAGGTTGCCAGTCCCGATAAAAATGTAACGGTCACCATGCAACCTGCTGCCGGTGTGTTGACCTGGCAGGTGGCCCACCATGGAAAACTGGTGATACAACCTTCACCCCTCGGCCTGCAAACAGCTACCAATAACTTCACCGGTCCCTGGCGCGTAGACAGTGCTTCTGCAGTAACAGAGATTACCGACAGCTATGAACTCTTTACCGGCAAAAAAAGCCGCATCCAATACAAAGCCAATAAAAAAACATTCTATTGCAGCGACGCTACAGGCAAGCCCCTGCACATCATTTACCAGGTAGCCAATGATGGCATCGGTTTCCGCTACTTTCTGCCCGCACAGACCAATGATACCATCCGCGTCATCAACGAGCTAACCAGCTTCACTTTCGATACCACCGCCAGGGCATTCCTCCAGCCCATGCAAACAGCCAAGACAGGATTTGAAAGCACCAATCCGGCTTATGAGGACAACTACCGGCAGCAGGTACCTGTAGGCGCTCCATCCGGTACAGGATGGGTCTACCCTGCCCTGTTCAAACTGCAGGACACCTGGGTCCTGCTTTCCGAAGCAGGTCTGGATGGTACTTACTGCGCCACCCGCTTAAAGAACGAAGCCAAAACACCGGTCTATAAAATAGCTTTTCCCGATCCGCGCGAGACCATGGAACCCGATGGCGTACTCCCGCGATCAGCCGGCCCCGTTTATTCACCCTGGCGCGTAGTAACCATCGGTAGCCTCAAAACCATCATGGAATCAACCCTCGGTACAGACCTGGCCCCTGCTTCTACTGTTCGTAACAGGAAATTTATACAACCCGGTAAAGCATCCTGGAGCTGGATCATGTCAAAAGACGACTCGATCGTATACTCCGAACAAAAAAGATATGTTGATTATGCCGCCGATATGAAATGGCAATACTGCCTCATAGATGCCAATTGGGACAGGAATATTGGCTACGACCGCATCGGCGAACTGGCAGCTTATGCCAGGTCAAAAAAAGTGGGCTTGTTGCTCTGGTACAATTCCGCCGGCAACTGGAATACCGTGAAGATGACGCCAAAAGATAAATTATTGACCCATCAAAGCAGAAGCGCGGAATTTGCCTTGCTTAAAAAAATGGGCATAAAAGGTATTAAGGTTGATTTCTTCGGAGGCGATGGCCGTTCGGTGATACAGTATTACATCGACATCCTCAACGACGCCGCTGAAGCCGGCCTGCTGGTAAACTTTCACGGAGCTACCCTGCCGCGTGGCTGGAGCCGTACCTACCCCCACCTCATCACCACAGAGGCTGTCAAAGGATTTGAAATGATCACCTTCAGCCAGCGCGATGCAGACAATGAGGCCAATCATGCCGCCATGCTGCCCTACACGCGTAATATTTTCGATCCGATGGACTTTACCCCCACCAACCTGTACAAGATCCAATCCAATGTCAAACGGAAAACCACCAGCGCCTTCGAACTGGCCACCGCTGTCATTTATTTATCCGGTATCCAGCACATAGCAGAGTCACCCGCAGGCATGGCCCAGGTGCCGGCTGAAGTAAAAAACTTCCTGCAACAATTGCCCAATCGTTGGGATGACGTGCAATTTATTGAAGGGTTCCCGGGCAAGTATGTGGTCATTGCACGCAAGGCAGGCAGGAAATGGTATATCGCCGGCATCAATGGAGAAAATACACTCCGCCAGCTGCAGCTCGATCTCACCGCTTTCAAAGCGCGAAAAGCAAACCTGATAGCCGATGGCAATACCCAACTGGATTTTACTATCGAAAAAAAGAGACCCACGGATCTGAAAACGATCACCATGCAGGCAGCAGGAGGTTTTGTAATCATCGTAGAATAG
- a CDS encoding sialate O-acetylesterase → MTMRISLFLALLLVSAHGFSQDPRFYIFLCFGQSNMEGNARFEPQDTTVDSRFRVLETVDCPNLNRTMGQWYTAQPPLCRCRTGLTPVDYFGRKLIAHLPKDVKVGVINVSVGGCKIELFDKDHYASYVSTAPGWLKNMAAEYGGNPYGRLVEMAKLAQKDGVIKGILLHQGESNTNDSSWPGKVKLVYDNLVKDLQLDAASVPLLAGEVVHADQGGVCASMNRIIATLPQTIPNAYVIHSDGCTDASDNLHFNAEGYRVLGARYADKMLSLLGYGAAAKK, encoded by the coding sequence ATGACCATGCGAATTTCCCTGTTCCTGGCCTTGTTGCTTGTTAGTGCACATGGTTTTTCACAGGATCCCCGCTTCTATATTTTTCTATGCTTTGGACAGTCGAATATGGAAGGCAATGCGCGGTTTGAACCGCAGGACACGACGGTGGATAGCCGCTTCAGGGTATTGGAGACGGTGGACTGCCCCAATCTCAACAGGACGATGGGGCAGTGGTATACGGCGCAGCCTCCCTTGTGCCGCTGCCGTACGGGGCTTACACCGGTCGATTATTTCGGGCGGAAGCTGATCGCCCACCTTCCGAAGGATGTAAAAGTAGGGGTGATCAATGTGTCGGTAGGCGGCTGCAAAATCGAGTTGTTTGATAAGGACCATTATGCATCGTATGTGTCGACTGCGCCCGGGTGGCTGAAGAATATGGCAGCGGAGTATGGCGGAAATCCTTATGGCCGCCTGGTGGAGATGGCCAAACTGGCGCAAAAGGATGGTGTGATCAAAGGGATCTTATTGCACCAGGGAGAGTCGAATACCAATGACAGCAGCTGGCCCGGCAAAGTGAAGCTGGTGTATGATAACCTGGTGAAAGACCTGCAGCTCGATGCTGCATCGGTGCCTTTGCTGGCCGGCGAAGTGGTGCATGCCGACCAGGGGGGTGTATGCGCCAGCATGAACAGGATCATTGCCACTTTACCGCAGACTATCCCCAACGCCTATGTGATCCATTCGGATGGTTGTACCGATGCTTCCGATAACCTGCATTTTAATGCCGAAGGTTACCGGGTGCTGGGCGCCCGGTATGCGGATAAGATGCTCTCCTTATTGGGGTATGGGGCGGCAGCTAAAAAATAA
- a CDS encoding glycoside hydrolase family 98 domain-containing protein, producing MNLSFNRIHRTILFRILSLLLLLSQLTANAQSGAPLRRPISPQQPTWFIHIDSWNQADPQKIIDMVPADIRPYVVFNISISINHDRLTSKWLQAEYGYEIARSWLRVCAENRVWAMIQQSSGGFQHFSETDLTVYEEFYREYPNFLGFNYAEQFWGYDGSLQPPTSNSYDAISPPWANRIALFAQLLELSNRYGGYLVVSWCPNQWNPNINPIGMLKRNPAFAAACRNYTQNYILCEKYTQESYQLDMESTCLGAYMSGYAGQYGIRYDETGWTNANGVHADFTMASGIAPHLEHIMLTGETVIDGPELIMTQTARELSTATTSDGFTRRRWEFYPQFHNINIDLFRKIIDGTIRIPTRQEVINRTKVVIVNDVSSGSNQDQYSSPQTLFEGLYRMDNDGNYELNKSFFKKTGRYPAIPTVFQLDDVPANSFQVKINKSAYASRWPSITAKTNELNTLFPSEYTGTLYAGRHENGWVIYNPFKTDQTASANIPFKYNTCSSMDITFSQYASAVVKETANQLKVYLNNYDNVLNTGLKTNTIRINGSTAQPTWSYTDRGSHQASVVSASWSGGVFTLTIQHNGALDLTINCAGTATGRLTTYTPSTLISPVPPPVYQGPIQHEAEHFDFKNIAGNTANGVSGAIRNYTGQGYLQFGTNAAASIRDTLYVTYPGTYQLQTKYAVTGGNVGTTNLYVNGSNVATPSFIQTASTSTWAVNTQTITLNAGFNTIELRANTAAPYSMYVDNITVRPLSSGGNIIQENTIGFCAVDGTVDTNNAGYTGTGFANTNNAVGTGINWKIDFAAIGTQAFTFRYASIDNRTANLFINGSLAGSTISFPSTGSWTTWGTLTVYANTAAGISDVRLEAAGSSGLPNVDYIQVAGGTAANCATAVTTYAIQENETGFCSVDGILENNYLGFVGSGFANLNNAIGAGISWRVNAASAGAKTFTFRYASTDSRPGRLLINGTQAIASVAFPATGSWATWSTVTVTANTPAGTVDIRLEATNATGLGNIDYLSVTNSTPVACQTALLAGIDNPVTGVPVNAESTDRSHLKESTIRLSPNPAHHEITVSLSTPWKAGDQLIVADAAGKPVISRSINRNTEVLNIAKLPAGNYFIKIINNKAEQATLQFIKQ from the coding sequence ATGAATCTTTCCTTTAACAGGATCCACCGGACTATACTGTTCCGGATCCTCTCCTTATTATTACTGCTTTCGCAATTGACAGCCAATGCCCAATCAGGCGCGCCCCTGCGACGACCTATTTCGCCTCAACAACCCACCTGGTTCATTCACATCGATTCCTGGAACCAGGCTGATCCCCAAAAGATCATCGATATGGTTCCGGCAGACATCAGGCCTTATGTGGTCTTCAACATTTCCATTTCTATCAACCATGATCGCCTTACCAGTAAATGGCTCCAGGCTGAATATGGGTATGAAATTGCCAGATCATGGTTAAGGGTATGTGCCGAGAACCGTGTATGGGCCATGATCCAGCAATCCAGCGGAGGCTTTCAACACTTCTCTGAAACCGATCTGACCGTATATGAGGAATTCTACCGCGAATACCCGAATTTCCTCGGCTTCAATTATGCAGAACAGTTCTGGGGATACGATGGTTCCCTGCAGCCCCCCACCTCCAACAGTTATGATGCTATTTCGCCGCCCTGGGCCAATCGCATAGCCCTTTTTGCCCAGTTGCTGGAACTAAGCAACCGGTACGGTGGTTACCTGGTGGTAAGCTGGTGTCCTAATCAATGGAATCCCAATATCAATCCCATCGGTATGCTGAAAAGAAATCCTGCCTTTGCAGCAGCCTGCCGCAATTATACACAGAACTATATCCTGTGCGAAAAATACACCCAGGAATCCTACCAGCTCGACATGGAGAGTACTTGCCTGGGAGCCTATATGTCCGGTTATGCAGGCCAGTATGGCATACGTTATGATGAAACAGGGTGGACGAACGCAAATGGTGTTCATGCCGACTTCACCATGGCTTCCGGCATTGCACCCCACCTGGAACATATTATGTTGACCGGCGAAACGGTTATTGACGGTCCTGAATTGATCATGACACAAACAGCCCGGGAACTCAGCACAGCTACAACGTCCGACGGATTTACACGTCGCCGCTGGGAATTTTATCCGCAGTTCCACAATATTAATATCGACCTGTTCCGCAAGATCATCGACGGCACCATCCGTATTCCCACCCGTCAGGAAGTGATCAACCGCACCAAGGTGGTTATTGTCAACGATGTCAGCAGCGGCAGCAACCAGGACCAGTACAGCTCACCCCAAACACTTTTTGAAGGACTCTACCGCATGGACAATGACGGTAACTATGAATTGAACAAAAGCTTTTTCAAAAAGACCGGTCGCTATCCTGCCATCCCTACCGTCTTTCAGCTGGATGATGTGCCGGCTAATTCCTTCCAGGTGAAGATCAATAAGTCGGCATATGCCAGCCGCTGGCCCAGCATTACGGCAAAGACCAACGAATTAAACACCCTGTTCCCATCGGAATACACCGGCACCTTGTATGCAGGCCGGCATGAGAATGGATGGGTGATCTATAATCCTTTTAAGACCGATCAAACGGCCAGCGCCAACATTCCTTTCAAATACAATACCTGCAGTTCCATGGATATTACCTTCTCGCAATACGCAAGCGCAGTAGTAAAAGAAACAGCCAACCAGTTAAAAGTTTACCTGAACAATTATGACAATGTGCTCAATACAGGGTTGAAGACCAATACCATCCGCATCAATGGAAGTACAGCTCAGCCAACCTGGTCTTATACAGACCGCGGCAGCCACCAGGCTAGTGTTGTATCAGCCAGTTGGTCGGGCGGTGTCTTTACACTCACCATTCAGCACAATGGCGCACTCGATCTCACGATCAACTGCGCAGGAACGGCTACCGGACGATTGACAACGTATACGCCTTCAACGCTTATCTCCCCTGTTCCACCTCCTGTGTACCAGGGCCCCATCCAGCACGAAGCAGAACATTTCGATTTCAAAAACATTGCCGGCAACACCGCCAACGGGGTCAGTGGCGCTATCCGCAACTATACCGGGCAGGGTTACCTTCAGTTCGGTACAAACGCAGCAGCCAGCATCAGGGATACCCTGTACGTCACCTATCCCGGCACCTATCAATTGCAAACCAAGTATGCGGTAACAGGCGGCAATGTTGGCACCACAAATCTCTATGTAAATGGAAGCAATGTGGCCACTCCTTCCTTTATACAAACGGCTTCCACCAGCACCTGGGCAGTCAACACACAAACAATAACCCTCAATGCAGGCTTCAACACCATTGAGCTCAGGGCAAATACAGCAGCTCCCTATTCAATGTATGTGGACAATATAACAGTACGCCCGCTCAGTAGCGGAGGGAATATCATCCAGGAAAACACCATTGGTTTCTGTGCCGTAGATGGAACGGTCGATACCAACAATGCCGGTTACACAGGTACCGGTTTTGCCAACACCAACAATGCAGTGGGTACCGGCATCAACTGGAAAATTGATTTTGCTGCCATTGGTACGCAGGCCTTCACCTTCCGTTATGCATCCATCGACAACAGGACAGCCAACCTGTTCATCAACGGTTCACTGGCCGGATCCACCATTAGTTTTCCTTCCACTGGCTCCTGGACTACCTGGGGCACGCTTACCGTATACGCCAATACAGCAGCAGGCATCAGCGATGTTCGCCTCGAAGCAGCCGGTAGCAGCGGGCTGCCCAATGTAGACTATATCCAGGTGGCCGGCGGCACAGCCGCCAATTGCGCCACAGCCGTCACTACCTATGCTATCCAGGAAAATGAGACTGGGTTTTGCAGTGTCGATGGAATCCTTGAAAACAATTACCTTGGGTTTGTAGGCAGCGGCTTCGCCAATCTGAACAATGCTATAGGTGCAGGTATCAGCTGGCGCGTCAATGCAGCTTCAGCAGGCGCCAAAACCTTCACTTTCCGTTATGCCAGCACCGACAGCCGTCCGGGCAGACTATTGATCAATGGAACCCAAGCCATCGCAAGCGTTGCTTTCCCCGCCACCGGATCCTGGGCAACCTGGTCTACAGTTACCGTAACGGCCAATACACCGGCAGGCACCGTCGATATTCGCCTCGAAGCAACCAACGCTACCGGCCTCGGCAATATCGATTACCTGTCCGTGACCAACAGCACACCAGTGGCCTGTCAAACTGCCCTGCTTGCAGGAATTGATAATCCGGTCACAGGTGTACCGGTCAATGCGGAGTCCACAGACAGATCGCACCTGAAAGAAAGCACGATCAGGTTATCGCCCAACCCGGCCCACCACGAGATCACCGTCAGTTTAAGCACGCCATGGAAAGCCGGTGATCAATTGATCGTTGCTGATGCTGCCGGCAAGCCGGTGATCAGCCGTTCGATCAACCGTAATACAGAAGTGTTGAATATAGCAAAATTGCCGGCTGGCAACTATTTCATCAAAATAATCAATAACAAGGCAGAACAGGCAACCCTGCAGTTCATTAAGCAGTAA